A genomic region of Bactrocera dorsalis isolate Fly_Bdor chromosome 3, ASM2337382v1, whole genome shotgun sequence contains the following coding sequences:
- the LOC105228363 gene encoding aldehyde dehydrogenase, mitochondrial, with translation MLRLLRSNALVSSGKSLVASLNGSAAKYSSQVPDPHYNPEILYTGLFINNEWHKSKSGNTFGSINPTTEQTVAEIQCAGKEDVDIAVQAARTAFKVGSPWRHMDASERGVHLYKLADLMERDRVYLASLETLDNGKPYAVAYNVDVPAAIKNLRYFAGWADKNHGKTIPVDGDYFAYTRHEPVGVCAQIIPWNFPILMMAWKLGPALATGNTIVLKPAEQTSLSALYIAQLIKEAGFPEGVVNVLPGFGEAGAALANHHDVDKVAFTGSTEVGKLIQQASGRSNLKRVTLELGGKSPNIVLADTDMDYAVETSHFGLFFNMGQTCCAGSRTFVEDKIYDEFVERSAERAKKRTIGNPFELHVEQGPQIDQDQLHRILGLIEQGKNEGAKLVAGGSRASHLPGYFVEPTVFADVHDHMTIARDEIFGPVQQLIRFKSLDEVIERANKSDYGLAAAVFTRDIDKANYIVQGLRAGTVWVNTYNALMAQAPFGGYKMSGHGRENGEYALQNYTEVKSVIMKISQKSS, from the exons ATGTTACGTTTGTTGAGAAGTAATGCGCTGGTGTCTTCCGGTAAATCTTTAGTCGCCTCTTTGAATGGCAGCGCAGCCAAGTACTCCAGCCAAGTGCCGGATCCACATTATAATCCAGAGATCCTCTATACGGGT CTTTTTATCAACAACGAATGGCATAAAAGCAAAAGTGGTAACACATTCGGCTCCATAAATCCCACCACCGAACAGACTGTTGCTGAAATTCAGTGCGCCGGCAAGGAAGACGTTGACATCGCTGTACAGGCCGCTCGCACGGCTTTCAA AGTTGGTTCACCATGGCGTCACATGGATGCCTCCGAGCGTGGTGTACATTTGTATAAGTTAGCTGATTTGATGGAGCGCGATCGTGTATATTTAGCG AGTTTGGAAACATTGGACAATGGCAAGCCCTATGCTGTCGCCTATAATGTTGATGTGCCGGCGGCTATTAAGAACTTACGCTATTTCGCCGGTTGGGCTGATAAGAATCACGGAAAGACCATACCTGTAGATGGTGATTACTTTGCTTATACACGTCACGAACCCGTTGGCGTGTGTGCACAAATTATACCATGGAATTTCCCCATTCTCATGATGGCTTGGAAATTGGGACCAGCACTTGCTACTGGCAATACCATCGTGTTAAAACCGGCAGAACAGACAAGTTTGTCTGCGCTCTATATTGCGCAATTGATCAAGGAAGCTGGTTTCCCAGAAGGTGTGGTGAATGTATTGCCAGGTTTTGGCGAAGCTGGTGCTGCTCTAGCCAATCATCATGATGTCGATAAGGTTGCGTTCACCGGTTCCACTGAGGTTGGCAAACTGATACAGCAAGCTTCGGGTCGTAGCAATTTGAAACGTGTCACTTTGGAGTTGGGCGGCAAGAGTCCAAACATTGTTTTAGCTGATACCGATATGGACTATGCCGTAGAGACCTCACACTTTGGTCTTTTCTTCAATATGGGACAAACTTGTTGTGCTGGTTCACGTACCTTTGTTGAAGATAAAATCTATGATGAGTTTGTTGAACGCAGCGCTGAGCGTGCTAAAAAACGTACCATTGGTAATCCTTTTGAATTGCATGTCGAACAAGGACCACAAATCGATCAAGATCAATTGCATCGTATACTCGGCTTGATTGAACAGGGTAAAAACGAAGGCGCCAAATTGGTTGCTGGCGGTAGTCGCGCCTCTCACTTGCCTGGCTACTTTGTTGAGCCGACTGTATTCGCCGATGTGCACGATCACATGACAATTGCACGCGATGAAATCTTCGGACCCGTACAACAGCTCATTCGTTTCAAGTCTTTGGATGAGGTAATTGAACGTGCCAATAAATCTGATTATGGTTTGGCGGCGGCTGTCTTCACACGTGATATCGATAAGGCTAACTACATCGTGCAGGGCCTGCGCGCCGGTACCGTCTGGGTAAACACATACAACGCATTGATGGCACAAGCGCCCTTCGGTGGCTACAAGATGTCCGGTCATGGACGTGAAAACGGTGAATATGCGTTACAAAACTACACCGAAGTGAAGAGTGTGATTATGAAGATCTCGCAAAAGAGCTCTTAA
- the LOC109579676 gene encoding alpha-tocopherol transfer protein has protein sequence MSERSLDIRPLTPALQQKALNELNEKSECLAADIAALRAWLLKQPHLKTRQSDQFLVNFLRGCKFSLEKAKRKLEQYYTLRATLPELNQHNFVDDQRLRAIIRLGVTLYLPLPLMEDGPCIMLIRPGKCNPQEFNLTDLLRVSFLLQEISLISNDNMIIGGFMQIGDFEDFSMAHLLQLSPTLMKRFGFYMEEGMPMRIKNSHFFNTGVIFEKLFATIKLVLPAKMVERVQVHGTFESLCEAVPIKYLPKDYGGENGSIEEVAAKTEQLVLNYREYLLDEQNYGVDEKLRIDDASNLGAAYGIDGSFRKLNVD, from the exons atgTCTGAAAGGTCACTAGATATACGTCCGCTAACACCAGCGTTGCAGCAGAAGGCGTTAAATGAGTTGAATGAGAAGTCCGAATGTCTAGCCGCGGATATCGCAGCGCTCCGAGCTTGGTTGCTCAAACAGCCACACTTAAAGACGCGTCAAAGTGATCAATTTCTAGTTAACTTCCTGCGCGGCTGCAAATTTAGTTTGGAGAAGGCGAAACGCAAACTGGAGCAGTACTACACGTTACGTGCAACATTGCCAGAACTGAATCAACACAATTTCGTCGATGATCAACGTTTGCGCGCTATTATACGTTTGGG TGTCACGCTCTACTTACCGCTGCCGTTAATGGAGGACGGTCCATGCATAATGCTAATACGTCCCGGTAAATGCAATCCACAGGAATTCAATCTAACGGATTTATTGCGCGTAAGCTTCCTGCTACAGGAAATTAGTCTTATCAGTAATGACAATATGATTATTGGTGGTTTCATGCAAATCGGCGATTTTGAGGATTTCAGCATGGCACATTTGTTACAGTTGAGTCCAACACTAATGAAACGTTTCGGCTTCTACATGGAAGAGGGTATGCCGATGCGcataaaaaattcacatttcTTCAATACGGGTGTGATCTTTGAGAAGTTGTTTGCCACAATCAAGTTAGTGCTGCCAGCAAAGATGGTCGAAAGG GTTCAAGTGCACGGCACATTCGAGTCCCTCTGCGAAGCTGTGCCCATCAAGTATCTTCCAAAGGATTATGGTGGTGAAAATGGTAGCATTGAGGAAGTTGCGGCAAAAACTGAGCAGTTAGTCTTAAATTATCGTGAATATTTACTGGATGAACAGAATTATGGTGTTGATGAAAAGTTGCGCATTGACGATGCCTCTAATTTGGGGGCGGCATACGGTATTGATGGCTCATTTAGAAAGCTAAATGTGGATTGA